A part of Streptomyces sp. NBC_01497 genomic DNA contains:
- a CDS encoding amino acid ABC transporter ATP-binding protein — MEKVIQSPTKADARAGDSHAPAIELQEIRKSFGRVEVLKGVSATVGSGETVCLIGASGSGKSTLLRCVNLLAPPTSGTIRLHGRTITDPKVDLNLVRSRTGMVFQHFNLFQHMTALGNIAVALRKVRKMSREEAEQRALEQLDKVGLRALASARPGNLSGGQQQRVAIARSLAMEPDIMLFDEATSALDPELVKGVLDVIRDLATSSGMTMLIVTHEMNFAREVADRVLFMDRGVIAEEGQARQVLSDPGTPRLQSFLSQVL, encoded by the coding sequence ATGGAGAAAGTCATCCAGTCCCCTACGAAAGCCGATGCGCGGGCCGGGGACAGCCATGCGCCCGCCATCGAGCTTCAGGAGATCCGCAAGTCGTTCGGCCGCGTCGAGGTCCTCAAGGGTGTCTCGGCGACAGTGGGTTCGGGTGAGACCGTGTGCCTCATCGGCGCCTCCGGCTCAGGCAAGTCCACGCTGCTGCGCTGCGTCAACCTGCTTGCCCCGCCCACCTCCGGAACCATCCGCCTGCACGGGCGGACGATCACCGATCCGAAGGTCGACCTCAACCTCGTCAGGTCACGGACGGGCATGGTCTTCCAGCACTTCAACCTCTTCCAGCACATGACCGCGCTGGGCAACATCGCCGTGGCCCTGCGCAAGGTGCGCAAGATGTCCCGGGAAGAGGCAGAGCAACGGGCGCTGGAACAGCTCGACAAGGTGGGACTGCGTGCGCTGGCTTCGGCACGGCCGGGGAACCTCTCCGGTGGACAGCAGCAACGGGTGGCCATCGCCAGGTCGTTGGCGATGGAACCGGACATCATGCTGTTCGACGAGGCCACTTCGGCCCTCGACCCCGAACTGGTCAAGGGCGTGCTCGACGTCATCCGCGACCTCGCCACGTCTTCCGGGATGACGATGCTGATTGTCACGCACGAGATGAACTTCGCTCGCGAAGTCGCGGACCGGGTCCTGTTCATGGACCGCGGAGTCATCGCCGAGGAGGGCCAGGCCCGGCAGGTGCTGTCCGACCCGGGGACACCGCGGTTGCAGTCCTTCCTCTCCCAGGTCCTGTAG
- a CDS encoding amino acid ABC transporter permease, with translation MPDLLGEGLRNMLIIASLSLLLGLVVGLVLAMLLIAARWWLRTPARIYVDVFRGLPAIVTVSLIGIGLPSAGIKPFGQSPLGYAVLAVGLINAAYIAEIFRSGIQSVPTGQTEAGRSLGMSHMATLLLIVVPQGIRNVLPALANQFIIAVKESSLVYLLGLAVGERELYFIAQQAQSVTYNSSSFVAAGLVYIVFTVPLTHLVNWFDRRLREGKRPTVDDAPDMTEPLTPAGVGFEPGA, from the coding sequence ATGCCCGACCTGCTCGGTGAGGGCCTGCGCAACATGCTCATCATCGCGTCGCTCTCGCTGCTCCTCGGGCTCGTCGTCGGGCTCGTCCTGGCGATGCTCCTCATCGCCGCGCGCTGGTGGCTGCGTACCCCCGCCCGGATCTACGTCGACGTGTTCCGCGGCCTGCCCGCGATCGTCACCGTGAGCCTCATCGGCATCGGGCTGCCGTCCGCGGGGATCAAGCCGTTCGGCCAATCGCCCCTGGGCTACGCGGTTCTCGCCGTAGGCCTCATCAACGCGGCCTACATCGCCGAGATCTTCCGCTCCGGGATCCAGAGCGTGCCGACCGGCCAGACGGAAGCCGGGCGCAGCCTCGGCATGAGCCACATGGCGACCCTCTTGCTGATCGTGGTGCCGCAGGGCATCCGAAACGTGCTGCCGGCGCTGGCCAACCAGTTCATCATCGCCGTCAAGGAGAGCTCACTCGTCTACCTGCTCGGGCTCGCCGTCGGCGAGCGCGAGCTGTACTTCATCGCCCAGCAGGCCCAGTCGGTCACGTACAACTCCTCCTCGTTCGTCGCCGCCGGCCTGGTGTACATCGTGTTCACCGTGCCACTCACCCACCTCGTCAACTGGTTCGACCGGCGCCTGCGGGAGGGCAAGCGCCCCACGGTCGACGACGCACCGGACATGACCGAGCCGCTGACGCCCGCCGGCGTGGGATTCGAACCAGGAGCCTGA
- a CDS encoding cupin domain-containing protein, whose product MSAGVHQRPSILRPADLPATDRGAGARTVPLVTNARGATAFLNGITSFEPGAAIGHHVHNVAESVVVVQGDAVVDIDGVRTPLKVFDTTFVPANIPHHFENASDTTPMKIFWTYASVEATRTLVGSGEHSRIDAEHQGRAPDSGTVVHEVARITVQPGREAEFEAAVAKAATLFQQSKGARTLVLDHAHENPLEYRLVVGWETVDDHLAGFRDSARFQEWRRLIAGTLSGLPEVTHFTNVLTAF is encoded by the coding sequence GTGAGCGCCGGCGTCCACCAGCGGCCGTCCATCCTCCGGCCCGCCGACCTCCCGGCCACGGACCGCGGTGCCGGGGCGCGGACGGTGCCGCTGGTGACGAACGCCCGGGGCGCGACCGCCTTCCTCAACGGCATCACGAGTTTCGAGCCCGGTGCGGCGATCGGGCATCACGTCCACAACGTCGCGGAATCAGTGGTGGTCGTCCAGGGTGACGCCGTCGTGGACATCGACGGAGTACGCACACCGCTGAAGGTCTTCGACACCACTTTCGTGCCGGCGAACATCCCGCACCACTTCGAGAACGCCTCTGACACAACACCCATGAAGATCTTCTGGACCTACGCCTCCGTCGAGGCGACCAGGACGCTCGTCGGCTCCGGTGAGCACTCGCGCATCGACGCGGAACACCAGGGACGGGCCCCGGACTCAGGGACGGTGGTGCACGAGGTCGCCCGGATCACCGTACAGCCGGGCAGGGAGGCCGAGTTCGAGGCGGCGGTCGCGAAGGCGGCCACGCTGTTCCAGCAGTCGAAGGGGGCACGGACCCTCGTGCTGGACCACGCGCACGAGAACCCACTGGAGTACCGCCTCGTCGTGGGCTGGGAGACGGTGGACGACCACCTCGCCGGCTTCCGGGACTCGGCGCGGTTCCAGGAGTGGCGCCGGCTCATCGCCGGCACCCTCTCCGGGCTCCCCGAGGTCACGCACTTCACGAACGTGCTGACCGCGTTCTGA
- a CDS encoding GntR family transcriptional regulator, with translation MSVNPRPALTKNAYVYEELRRRILAGELEQGQSISQEQLAVELGVSTTPLREALRRLDAEGLVTIDAHRDARVTRLTAEEARSLFEVRERLDPLAAKLAASRLTDADKAAIEGALKGLEPLSTSTDLQSLLLHRAFHRSVYTASHNPLLMSLLEGLWDKADRYRQLQLSSKPDSAEDQERVRQEHIEIAEAVIAGDARTAERVMKKHVRGSLGAHVFTALES, from the coding sequence ATGAGCGTCAATCCTCGTCCCGCCCTTACGAAGAACGCTTACGTCTACGAGGAGCTGCGCCGCCGCATTCTCGCCGGGGAACTGGAACAGGGCCAATCCATCTCGCAGGAGCAGCTCGCCGTCGAACTCGGCGTGAGCACGACGCCGCTGCGCGAGGCGCTGCGGCGGCTGGACGCCGAGGGGCTGGTCACGATCGACGCGCACCGGGACGCGCGGGTCACGAGGCTCACGGCCGAAGAGGCACGCAGCCTGTTCGAGGTCAGGGAGCGACTCGACCCGCTGGCCGCGAAGCTCGCGGCCAGCCGGCTGACCGATGCGGACAAGGCCGCCATAGAAGGGGCCCTCAAGGGCCTCGAACCGCTCAGCACCTCGACCGACTTGCAGTCCCTGCTGTTGCACCGGGCCTTTCACCGTAGTGTCTACACGGCGTCCCACAACCCGCTGCTGATGTCGCTGCTGGAGGGCCTCTGGGACAAGGCCGACCGTTACCGGCAGCTGCAGCTGAGCTCGAAGCCGGACTCCGCCGAAGACCAGGAACGGGTCAGGCAGGAGCACATCGAGATCGCGGAAGCGGTGATCGCCGGCGACGCCAGGACCGCCGAGAGGGTCATGAAGAAGCACGTGCGCGGCAGCCTCGGCGCCCACGTGTTCACCGCTCTGGAGTCCTGA
- a CDS encoding cyclase family protein encodes MTSDWDLDAVQDLLHGRSNWRRWGDDDQMGAVNLITDRKRVEAARLVRTGRTLSLSRPFPTRPQAGNPRPAAHYTTKTPRGAGGISGDYYGIEYHGIASTHVDALCHVWDDQGMWQGRDPDVELTSRGSRWGSIDHWRRGILTRGVLLDVPAFRGEPYVTQSRPVHGDELDEIARAQGVTLGAGDAVVVYSGRDSWDREQPAWGTGHTELGAPRRPGLHASCLAFLRDHDCAALAWDMLDHTPNEWGIPWTVHGAVFAYGLAVVDNCELRQLADVCRAEGRYEFLFVVSPLVVEGGTGSPANPLAVL; translated from the coding sequence GTGACGAGCGACTGGGACCTGGACGCGGTCCAGGATCTGCTGCACGGACGGAGCAACTGGCGCCGCTGGGGCGACGACGACCAGATGGGCGCCGTCAACCTGATCACGGACCGCAAGCGTGTCGAGGCGGCGCGGCTGGTGCGCACGGGCCGGACGCTCTCGCTGAGCCGGCCCTTCCCGACCCGGCCGCAGGCAGGCAATCCGCGCCCGGCCGCGCACTACACGACGAAGACGCCCCGAGGGGCGGGCGGAATCTCGGGCGACTACTACGGGATCGAGTACCACGGCATCGCGTCCACCCATGTCGACGCCCTCTGCCACGTCTGGGACGACCAGGGAATGTGGCAGGGCAGGGATCCCGATGTGGAACTCACGTCGCGGGGCAGCCGGTGGGGTTCGATCGACCACTGGCGTCGCGGGATCCTCACCCGAGGCGTGCTGCTCGACGTGCCGGCCTTCCGTGGTGAGCCGTACGTGACACAGAGCCGGCCCGTCCACGGCGACGAACTCGACGAGATCGCCCGGGCACAAGGGGTCACCCTCGGCGCTGGTGACGCGGTGGTCGTCTACTCGGGACGCGACAGCTGGGACCGTGAGCAACCCGCCTGGGGCACCGGACACACGGAACTCGGCGCGCCACGCCGACCGGGGCTGCACGCCTCCTGCCTGGCGTTCCTGCGCGACCACGACTGTGCGGCGCTCGCCTGGGACATGCTGGACCACACCCCGAACGAGTGGGGGATTCCCTGGACGGTCCACGGTGCCGTCTTCGCGTACGGGCTGGCCGTCGTGGACAACTGCGAACTGCGTCAACTCGCCGACGTGTGCCGCGCCGAGGGCCGGTACGAGTTCCTGTTCGTCGTGTCCCCCCTGGTCGTCGAGGGCGGGACAGGTTCGCCCGCCAACCCGCTCGCGGTGCTGTGA